DNA sequence from the Terriglobales bacterium genome:
GTGGGCTGCCCGCCTCCCGACTTCAGCACCTGCACCACGATGGTGCGGTCAGGGCTGGGCGGTTGCTTCTGCTGGTTGGGGGGAGGCGGCTGGGGCACCAGCGCGTCCTCGCCCTGCGGCGTCAGCGGCGTGATCACCATGAAGATGATCAGCAGCACCAGCAGGATGTCGATCATGGGCGTGACGTTGATGTCGGCCGAGGGGCCGCCCTTGGCCCCTCCCATTGTCATTGCCATGGAAATGACCTCACTCTCTGCCTCGTTCTCACTGGCCCGGGGGCCGGACGGCGGCGGCGCCCTGCCGGCGCTGCTGGGTGAGCAGCCCCACCAGGTCCACGCCGGCGGCGCGGACATTGTCCACTACTTCCACCACCCCGCCGTACTTGGCGCGCGCGTCCGCGTTGATGTACACGCGCTTGTCCACCTTGTTGGCCAGGCGGTCCCGGATGCGTCCTTCGAGCTGGTCGGGGGTCACCTGCTCGTTGCCCAGGTAGACCTTGCCGTCGCGCTCCACCGACACCACCACCGCGTCTTCGTGGTCGGCATCGTCCATCGGGACCGGGTTATCGGTCACCGCCCGCTGCACCGGATGTTGCTTCTGCAGCATGGGCGTGATCACCATGAAGATGATCAACAACACCAGCATCACGTCCACCATGGGGGTGACGTTGATGGTGCTGTTGACGTCCGCGATCTTCTTCGCCAACGCCATAGATCCGCTCCCGGCCTTAGCGGGCCCGTCCCGACTTCTTCAGGAAGTAGTCCACCAGCTCGCTGGAGGAGTTGTCCATCTCGACGTCGAAGGCCTCCACTTTGCTGGTGAAGTAGTTGAAGGCCATGACCGCGGGGATGGCCACGGCCAGCCCGACGGCGGTGGTCACCAAGGCCTCCGAGATGCCGCCCGCCACCGCGCCCAGACCGGCCGCGTGCGACTCCTGGATCTTGCGGAAGGCGTTGAGGATGCCCACCACGGTGCCGAACAGCCCCACGAAGGGAGCGGTGGCGCCGATGGTGGCCAGGCCGCCCAGGCCGCGCTTGAGTTCGGCGTGCACGATGGCCGAGGCCCGCTCCAGGGCGCGGCGCGAGGCTTCGATCTGCTCGCCCGGGATGTCGGGGCTGTCGCCGTGGGCCTTGAACTCCTGCAGCCCGGCGGTGACCACCTTGGCCAGGTGGCTCTTCTTGTTGCGCTCGGCCACGCGGATGGCCTCATCGATCTTGCCGTCGCGCAGCGCGCCCGCCACCGCCGGCGCGAACTGCCGCGACTGTTTGCGGGCCGCCCCGTACGCGATCCAGCGATCGATCATCACGCCGATCGACCACGCCG
Encoded proteins:
- a CDS encoding MotA/TolQ/ExbB proton channel family protein codes for the protein MLLSSLASFIVIKAPAAFAFFLQEEQAVGWDVVSLWHQMGILAKIVVVILFVMSAWSIGVMIDRWIAYGAARKQSRQFAPAVAGALRDGKIDEAIRVAERNKKSHLAKVVTAGLQEFKAHGDSPDIPGEQIEASRRALERASAIVHAELKRGLGGLATIGATAPFVGLFGTVVGILNAFRKIQESHAAGLGAVAGGISEALVTTAVGLAVAIPAVMAFNYFTSKVEAFDVEMDNSSSELVDYFLKKSGRAR
- a CDS encoding biopolymer transporter ExbD; this encodes MALAKKIADVNSTINVTPMVDVMLVLLIIFMVITPMLQKQHPVQRAVTDNPVPMDDADHEDAVVVSVERDGKVYLGNEQVTPDQLEGRIRDRLANKVDKRVYINADARAKYGGVVEVVDNVRAAGVDLVGLLTQQRRQGAAAVRPPGQ
- a CDS encoding biopolymer transporter ExbD; translation: MAMTMGGAKGGPSADINVTPMIDILLVLLIIFMVITPLTPQGEDALVPQPPPPNQQKQPPSPDRTIVVQVLKSGGGQPTLKINQDDVTWADLKSRLEEIYKSRAEKVMFVKGDPDVDFQDVAVVIDTAHAAGVDKVGLITAKIEAGQ